The DNA sequence GCCGGAGTTGACCATAAGGCGTTCGAAACTGGGCGTCAGTTCGAGGAAATTGCGCACTTGGCTTGCGTCGCAAAACTCCATGACCCGCTCGACGCCCGCACGGTTGTACCAGCTGCGGTCAAAGATCACCACTTCACCGGCCGCCGGAAAATGTGGCATATAGCGCTGCAGGTACATCTGGCTTTTTTCCCGGTCGGTCGGCGCCGGTAATGCCACGACGCGGAAAATCCGCGGGCTGACGCGTTCGGTCAGTGCCTTGATGGTGCCGCCCTTGCCCGCACCGTCGCGGCCTTCGAGTACCACCACGACCTTGGCCCCGGTGGCGACCACCCATTGCTGCAACTTGACCAGTTCGACGTGCAGCTTTTCGAGCTGTTTCTCATAGTCCTTGCGGCTGAGCTTCTGCTCTGGTTGTGCGGCAGGATCAAGCGTTGCACGATCACGTTTTTTCTTCGCCATTGCTCAGCCTCCAGGTGCGTTTGAAACCTCGGCACGCCCGCTGCCCGTCAGGTCGTCAGCCTTGCTCACCCAACCGCCACCGGTCGCCTTGTACAGATCGATCATGGCTGTGAACACCGAGCCCTGTGTGCGGGTGTAATTCAACTCGGCGTCGAACAGGCTGCGTTCGGCGTCCAGCACCTCAATGTAGCTGGTGTAGCCGTTGTCGTAACGCAGCCGCGCCAACCGGGCGTAGGTACGCAGCGCCTCGACCTGTTTTGCCTCGGAGGCCAACTGTTCGCGGGTTTTGCTCGATGCGACCAGGGCGTTCTCCACATCCCTGAAGGCCGACTCAATGGCTTGCTGGTAGGTCAGCAGGGCTTGTTGTTGAAAGGCTTCTGCTTGTTGCACCTGCCCGGCAATACCGCCGGCCGTGAAGATCGGCATGCTCGCCGCGACACCATAAGACCAGGTTTCGGCCGGCCCGGTGAACAGGTCCGAGAGTTGGTTGCTGACCGAACCGAGCAGCCCGGTCAGGGAAATGGTCGGGAAGTACAGGGCCTTGGCCGCGCCGATCCGGGCATTGGCTGCAATCAGGTTCAGCTCGGCCTGGCGCAGATCGGGTCGCCGCTCCAGCAAATCCGAAGGTAAGCCGGCAGGCACCGATGGCAGCGTCAACCGGGCCAGCTCGCGCCCTCGTATGATGGGCCCCGGGTTGCGCCCAAGCAGCACGGCCAGCGCGTTTTCCTGTTGCGCGACCAGGGATTCGAATTGCGGTACGGCGGCCAGGGCACGCTCGTACTCCGATTGGTTCTGGGCCAATTCCATTTCGGAGATGACGCTGGCGCCGAAGCGCAGTTTGAATATTTCGTAGGAGTCGCCCCGTACCTTGGCGGTGGTGCGGGCAATTTCCAGCTCCCGGTCCAGATCGCGCAGGGTCACGTAACTCGATGCCACCGACGCTACCAGGCTCAGTATCACGGTGCGGCGTCCTTGCTCGGTGGCAAAGAGTTCGGCTCGGGCGGCTTCATTCAGGCGCCGCAATCGGCCCCAGATATCCAGCTCCCAGCTGGCGCTGAGAATGGCCTGGTAATTGTTGAAAATGGGATCGATGGACGAATCGAGGGGGACCGGGCCGTTGTCTCGGGCCGCCCGGGACCGTTGACCCTGCGCATCGGCCCCCATTTGTGGAAACATCCGCGAACGCACCTCGCCGTAGCGGCCCTGGAATTCCTCTACCCGTGCAGCGGCGATCCGCACGTCCTTGTTCTCCAGCAATGCCGTGCGGATCAGGTCATTGAGGACGGGGTCCTGGAATTGCTCCCACCACAGTGTATTGGATAGATCCCTGGCCTCCTGGTCCGCATAGCGATAGGCCGCGGGAGTATCTATTTCCGGGCGCTGGTAGTCCGGGCCCAGCATGCAGCCCGCCAGAACCAGGCACAGCCACAGTGACAGGGGGCAGGTGCGCATCTCATTGCCCCTCCTGCTGGTCTTGCGCTGCACCGCTGGGTATCTGCGGCACCGGTGTCGAGTCGTCCGGCTGAACGGGCTGGGGGGCGCCTCCCATTTTCCCGGACATTCGCTCCACCAAGTAGTAGAACAGCGGGATGAAGAAAATCGCGATCACTGTCGCCGCCAACATCCCGCCAATCACCCCCGTGCCGATGGAGTGACGGCTGTTTTCGGATGCACCGACGGCAATGGCCAGCGGAACGCAGCCCAGGATGAATGCCAGGGACGTCATCACGATAGGCCGCAGGCGCTCCCTGGCGGCGGTCATCGCGGCATCGTAGGCAGACATTCCGCTTTCCCGGTTCAGCACCGCGAACTCGAAGATCAGGATGGCGTTCTTTGCCGCCAGGGCCACCAGCATGGTCAGGCCGATCTGGAAATACACGTCATTGCTCAACCCCCGGAGCAAGACGGCGAGCATGGCGCCGAATATCGCAAAGGGCACCGCCAGCAGTACGCCTACGGGCAGGGACCACTTCTCGTACTGGGCCGCCAGGATCAGGAAGACCATGACCAGGCCAAAAACGAACACCCGGGAGGAGGTGCCGCCGCTCTTTTTCTCCTCGAATGCCTCGCCACTCAAGGCCAGGGCATAGTCGATGGTCATGATCTCGGCGCTCACTTGCTCCAGGGCCTGGAGCGCTTGCCCGGAGCTGTAGCCAGGTGCCGCGTTGGCGGTGAGCTTGACCGCCGGGAAGTTGTTGAAGCGCGTCAGCAGATCGGGCCCGGTGACGTAGCGGGTGGTCAGCAGGGCCTTGAGCGGCACCATCTCAAGGTTTTTGCTGCGTACGTAGATCTGTTGCAGATCGTCGGCCTTGAGGCGATAGCTGGGCTCGGCCTGCAGGATGACCTGCCACAAACGGCTGAATTTGTTGAATTGGGAAACGTACAGGGAGCCGAACATGGTTTGCATGGTGCTGTAGACGTCTTCCACCGGCACGCCCAGCGTCTCGGCCTTTTCTCGATCCACGTCGACCAGCAATTGCCGGGAGTACGCGTTGAAGGTTGAGGTAATGGCGCCCAGCTCCGGGCGCTGCCTGGCTTTTGCCAAAAGGTTTGCGACCATCTCGGCCAATTGGTCGGTGGTGGCGTCCCCCTTACTCTGGACCCACACCTCCATGCCGCCGGTGGTGCCCAGGCCGGGAATGGAGGGCGGATTGACGGGCAGGATGATGCCCTCCTGGATCTGAGAGAAGGCCTTGGCAGATGCCCGGATGACGGCCGGGGCGCTTTGTTCGCTGATGGTGTCCGAGTCCTTGTAGCGCTTTTCGAAATCCTTGAACCCCACGAAGAAGGTCCCGGCATTGTTCTTGTTCTGGCCGTCGAGCAGGCTGTAGCCGTTGACGATGGCAACGCCCTCGACGGCTTCATTGGCCATGAAGAAGTCACTGGCCACTTTGCCGACCGCACCGGTGCGATCCAGGCTGGCGGCATCGGGCATGATCACGGCGCCCAGCAGATAGCCCTGGTCTTCCGGCGGCAGGAAGGCGCCGGGAATGCGCTGCGCCATCAACAGGATCAGCACAATCATGCCGGCAAAGAGCAACAACGCCAGCACGAAACGCTTGATCATGAAGGCCACCGAGCGGGAGTAGCCTTCGGTCATGCGTTCGAAGCTCCGTTCGAACCAGCGGAAGAATCTGTTCTTTTCACCATGCTGGGGCTTGAGCAGCAGCGCTGCCAGGGCCGGCGACAACGTCAGCGCCACCACGCCGGAAATCACCACGGAGATGGCGATGGTGATGGCGAACTGCTTGTAGAGTTGGCCGGTGATACCGCCCATGAACGCCACGGGGATAAACACCGCACACAACACCAGCACGATGGCCACCACCGGGCCTGCCACTTCATCCATGGCCCGTTTGGCGGCTTCCTTGGGTGGCATCTTGTGCACCTGCATGTTGCGTTCGACGTTCTCGATCACCACGATGGCATCGTCCACCACGATGCCGATCGCCAGGACCATGCCGAACAGCGTCAGCATGTTCACGGAAAACCCCAGGGCCGACATGCCGATGAAGGTCCCGACGATGGACACCGGCACCGCCAGCACCGGGATCAGGGTGGCACGCAGGCTCTGCAGGAAGATGTAAACCACCACCACGACCAGCACCAGGGCTTCGAAGAAGGTGTGTATCACCTCAGAGATCGACGCACGGGTAAACGCGGTCGTGTCCATCACGATCTTGTATTCGATCCCCTCGGGAAAGGTCGTTTTCATTTGCGCCAGGGTCGAGGTGACCGCCGCAGAGACGTCGAGGGCGTTCGCGCCGGGCTGCTGATACACGGCGATCATTGTTGCCGGACGTCCCTGGTAGGTGCTGCGCAGGGAGTAGTCTTTCTGGCCGAGCTCGGCCCGCCCGATGTCCTTGAGGCGAACGATCGCCGCGCCGTCCTTGCTGGCGCGCAGGATGATGTTCTCGAATTCCGCAGGTTCGGTCAGACGGCCCTTGGTGGTCACGGCAAAGGACTGCTCCACGGGCTGGCCCGTGGGCGATTGACCGACGCGGCCGACCGCGAACTGCTGGTTCTGGTTGGCCACGGCTTTCTGCACGTCGGCGGCGGTGATGCCCAGCTGGGCCATGCGGTCGGGCTTGAGCCAGATCCGCATGGCGTAATCCGGGGTGCCGAAAATGCTGGCCTGGTTGGCACCGGGGATGCGTTTGATCGCATCGAGAATGTAGAGGTTGGCGTAGTTGGCGACGTAGGTGCTGTCATAGCGGTCGCCGGCGGAGTACACGGCGAGGACCATCATGAACGCCGAGGACTTCTTCTGCACCTGTATACCCTGGCTCTGGACGGCAGAGGGCAGTTGCGGCAAGGCCAGGTTGACCCGGTTCTGCACGTCGACCTGGGCCAGGGCGGGGTCGGTGCCAATCTCGAAGAAGACGTTGAGGGTCATGTTGCCCGTCGCCGAACTCGACGAGTTCATGTAGATCATGTTGTCGGCGCCGTTGACCTGCTGCTCGATGGGCGCCGCCACGTTATTGGCCACGACCTGCGCATCGGCCCCCGGGTAGGTGGCGGCAACCGTGATTTGCGGCGGCGTGATGTCCGGGTACTGGGCGACCGGCAGTTGGACCATGGCCACTGCACCGGCCAGGGTGATGATGATGGAGATCACCGAGGCGAAGATGGGCCGATCGATACAGTAGTGTGAAATGCTCATGGGCTGTGCCCGGTATCTTTAGCCGGCGGGCTGGTTTTAGGCGGTTGCGTCGGCGCTCCGCCTACAGTCGCTGGCGCAGGCGCCTCGATGATATTCAGCGGCCCTCCAGACGTGACCCTGATCGCACCATCGACCACTATGCGCTCGCCGGCTTGCAGGCCCTGGGTGATAAACCAGTCATTGCCCTGCCAATCACCCACCTCGACAATGCGTTGCTCGGGCTTGCCTTGTGCATCGATCACCCACACGAAATGGCTCTTGGCACCCTCCAGGACAGCCTTCTGCGGCACCAGGATGGCATTTGGTCGGGACGCTCCCTTGGCCAGTGCCCGCACGAACTGTCCGGGACGCATCAGGCCATTCGGGTTGGCGACAACCGCCCGGACCAGAAAGGTACCGGTTTCCTGGCTGAAAGAGGGCGCTGTAAAGTTGAGGCGGCCGCGG is a window from the Pseudomonas sp. LS1212 genome containing:
- a CDS encoding efflux transporter outer membrane subunit → MRTCPLSLWLCLVLAGCMLGPDYQRPEIDTPAAYRYADQEARDLSNTLWWEQFQDPVLNDLIRTALLENKDVRIAAARVEEFQGRYGEVRSRMFPQMGADAQGQRSRAARDNGPVPLDSSIDPIFNNYQAILSASWELDIWGRLRRLNEAARAELFATEQGRRTVILSLVASVASSYVTLRDLDRELEIARTTAKVRGDSYEIFKLRFGASVISEMELAQNQSEYERALAAVPQFESLVAQQENALAVLLGRNPGPIIRGRELARLTLPSVPAGLPSDLLERRPDLRQAELNLIAANARIGAAKALYFPTISLTGLLGSVSNQLSDLFTGPAETWSYGVAASMPIFTAGGIAGQVQQAEAFQQQALLTYQQAIESAFRDVENALVASSKTREQLASEAKQVEALRTYARLARLRYDNGYTSYIEVLDAERSLFDAELNYTRTQGSVFTAMIDLYKATGGGWVSKADDLTGSGRAEVSNAPGG
- the ppk2 gene encoding polyphosphate kinase 2 translates to MAKKKRDRATLDPAAQPEQKLSRKDYEKQLEKLHVELVKLQQWVVATGAKVVVVLEGRDGAGKGGTIKALTERVSPRIFRVVALPAPTDREKSQMYLQRYMPHFPAAGEVVIFDRSWYNRAGVERVMEFCDASQVRNFLELTPSFERLMVNSGTLLFKYWLEVSPQEQTRRLEDRITDGRKTWKLSPMDIRSYDRWDDYSRARDEMFEATDTEWAPWYVARSEDKKRVRLNLLTHLLEHIPYKKIKQPRIKLPKRKIGDYKATDYPFKYIAEPF
- a CDS encoding efflux RND transporter permease subunit; its protein translation is MSISHYCIDRPIFASVISIIITLAGAVAMVQLPVAQYPDITPPQITVAATYPGADAQVVANNVAAPIEQQVNGADNMIYMNSSSSATGNMTLNVFFEIGTDPALAQVDVQNRVNLALPQLPSAVQSQGIQVQKKSSAFMMVLAVYSAGDRYDSTYVANYANLYILDAIKRIPGANQASIFGTPDYAMRIWLKPDRMAQLGITAADVQKAVANQNQQFAVGRVGQSPTGQPVEQSFAVTTKGRLTEPAEFENIILRASKDGAAIVRLKDIGRAELGQKDYSLRSTYQGRPATMIAVYQQPGANALDVSAAVTSTLAQMKTTFPEGIEYKIVMDTTAFTRASISEVIHTFFEALVLVVVVVYIFLQSLRATLIPVLAVPVSIVGTFIGMSALGFSVNMLTLFGMVLAIGIVVDDAIVVIENVERNMQVHKMPPKEAAKRAMDEVAGPVVAIVLVLCAVFIPVAFMGGITGQLYKQFAITIAISVVISGVVALTLSPALAALLLKPQHGEKNRFFRWFERSFERMTEGYSRSVAFMIKRFVLALLLFAGMIVLILLMAQRIPGAFLPPEDQGYLLGAVIMPDAASLDRTGAVGKVASDFFMANEAVEGVAIVNGYSLLDGQNKNNAGTFFVGFKDFEKRYKDSDTISEQSAPAVIRASAKAFSQIQEGIILPVNPPSIPGLGTTGGMEVWVQSKGDATTDQLAEMVANLLAKARQRPELGAITSTFNAYSRQLLVDVDREKAETLGVPVEDVYSTMQTMFGSLYVSQFNKFSRLWQVILQAEPSYRLKADDLQQIYVRSKNLEMVPLKALLTTRYVTGPDLLTRFNNFPAVKLTANAAPGYSSGQALQALEQVSAEIMTIDYALALSGEAFEEKKSGGTSSRVFVFGLVMVFLILAAQYEKWSLPVGVLLAVPFAIFGAMLAVLLRGLSNDVYFQIGLTMLVALAAKNAILIFEFAVLNRESGMSAYDAAMTAARERLRPIVMTSLAFILGCVPLAIAVGASENSRHSIGTGVIGGMLAATVIAIFFIPLFYYLVERMSGKMGGAPQPVQPDDSTPVPQIPSGAAQDQQEGQ